The following is a genomic window from Candidatus Moraniibacteriota bacterium.
GAAAATGGAAGATGAAAGAGTTTGCAGGGTTTCCGGAAGAGTTTTCAACATTGTTGGAGCAGTATCGTTTGAGCGAGGGGCTTGAGTACATTTGGAATATCGTGCGGGCAAGCAACAAGTACATCGAGGAAAATAAACCATGGGAGCTGGCAAAGACAAATCCGGAGAAGTTTGAGACGGTCATGCGAAAACTTCTGGACGATTTGGCACACATCGCCTCTCTCCTCGCGCCATTTCTTCCGGAAACATCTGAAAAAATTCAGGCAATGCTTTCCAATCGGAAAAGCGAGATTCTTTTTCAGCGGATTTGATGGATGAGATATGATTGATACGCATGCGCATATTCACGAAGTGGTATTTGACGATGATCGGGACGAGGCGATTCGTCGAGCGAATGCTGCGGGAGTGGGGAAAATCATAACGGTTGGTACCAGCGTGGCAGAGAGCGTTGATGCTGTTGCGGCAGCCGAGCGGTACGAAGAAGTACTCTTTGCGGCTGTTGCCGTGCATCCGCATGAGTATTCCAAGATGCCCGAGCGTGACGTGCGGTTGGAATGGATAAAGAGGCTGGAGGAAATAGCGGTACGCCCGAAGGTGGTGGCGATCGGTGAGTGCGGACTGGACTACCATGCCTTCAACGGGGTTTCAGTGTCGGAAGAACAGCGGAATATCCAACAGGAAGGATTTCGAGATCATTTGGAGCTTGCCAGGCGTATTGGGAAGCCAGTCGTTATCCATGCGCGCGAATCGTATGAAGATGTCCTTGATATCGTGCGCAGATATGCCGAGGATATTCCGTCTATTGTCTTGCATTGTTATCAGGGCGACAAGGGAGTGACGCAGAAGTTTCTTGATTTGAGCGATAATATCCTCTTTTCTTTTGCGGGAAATATCACTTATCCGGTGAAGAAGTCGATAGCGGGAACCAAGGACGATGTTCGTGAGAGTATCAAGGTGATCCCGCTTGAGCGGATACTTACCGAGACGGATTGTCCCTATCTGGCGCCGCAGAAGTATCGTGGCGCTCGGAATGAGCCGGCGTATGTGACGGAAGTTGCCAAGAAGATTGCTGAGATAAAAGGAATGCCTGTTGAGGGGGTTGGGCTCTTGACGGAAAAAAATGCACATCGGAGTTTCTTTCAGTTATCTTGACATCTTGACATAGGAGGAGTCCGTGATTTACAAATCTGTTTTGCTAATCGGAGGGAAAATGAGTACACTGTATATGTAATGTCAGTTTTTTTGGGGTAGTGATCTATTCCGAATGAAAACAAAAAAACAACTATCACGCATGAGCGTCGCGAATTGGATTGGCATTTCGGTGCTTGTTTTGGGTGTGTCTGTCCTGGTGGGATGGCTACTTGATATTGAGCTGCTTATCCGGGTGTTACCTCAGTTATCTGCCATGAATCCTTCTACGGCGGTCTTGTTTGTTGCTCTGGCATTGTCGTTTTTGTTGGTCGGATGGGAGAATCACCAAAAGTCCGGTATATTTCTTGGAATCGCTCGGACACTCTTGGCTGCCGTGGTGTTATTTGCAACATTGCGAGTGGTAGATATTGCTCTTGGAGATATCATGCGGATTGATTCTTTGTTATTTTCAAATGAAATCGCGCAAGCAACAGCTCCGGCGAGGATGTCTTTGTCTACCGCAACAAACTTCTTTCTCTTGGGCGTATCGATCTTTTTGGCATTGTCAGGAAATCGCTTGCTTGCATTTTTTGGACAGTTGGGGGCTATTGCGACCCTCTCTATCTCCGGACTAGCGCTTTTCCTGTACTCTTGGAAGAGTGTGATTTTTCTGGAAAATCCTTTCTACTTCAGCATGGCTTTGCATACGGCTGCTGCCTTCTTCCTCTTAGCGATTGCGGTTACTCTGTGTTTGCGGGAGCGATGTTCTACACGACTTCATCTGTTCAATTTCAAATTCCTGAGCGGAATTTTTCTTCTGTTTGCTTTCACATGGTATTTCTTGATTGCTCCCGAAATTACCAAATTGCCGAAAAATTTTTCTTATCTTGCCGGAATAACGTCTTCGGAAAATCTGTATGATTCGAAAGCTGATACGTATGCCCCCGAACAAGTGTTTCATGGGAACCTGTCTTATCGGACGGTAAATTCGACGAGGAAGCTTCGTCAGATAGTGGGCACATTGGTGTTCTCCGAGTCAGGCGAGACTACGGAGAGGCGGTATGGGGTCAATGCGTATACTCTGCAGCATGTTGTTGGGTATGGGGATCGCGATCGGGATGGTTTTCTCTTTGCGCCAAAATATCTCAATAAAGAGGAGTTTACCTACTGGCCGATTGGTTCTGACGCGCCGGTTTCTATGAAGTTCGAAGGTGAGGAAGATGTATCCGGACTGATCGTTTATCGTTATTCCAGCCATTATATTTCAGATGAGACCGCCAATTTTCCCGTAGTTTCCGAAGAATACCCTGGGAGTGGCATTGAGTCGGATGCCTATTTGCAGGTTTGGGTAGAGCCGGAAACGGGGTGGCTGGTAAAGTATGAAGATACTGCTGTTTCCTATGTCTATAATCAAGAGACGGGTGAGCGGATGCACCCTTGGTCTAAGTGGAATCGTGAATTTACCCCGATATCTATCAGCGAACAAACGACTCTTGCTCGTCGATACGCGCAGCAGCAACTCGTTGTCGAACGCATTATCCCGTTTATTTTTTTTGCTATCGCTGTCGTGATTATCTTTGTCGGTATCGCATTTCGATATCAGAAGAGAATTTTTGTGTATATCTTGCCAGCATTTGTTCTCTTATCGGGTTTCGGAGGAACGTTTTTCATGTGGGAATATGCAAAATCAAACGTTTATTGGCAAATATCCACTGAGTTTGCCAGGGAATCTGATTCCCTGAGAAATCTTATCCTGGAAAGGTTGGAAATCTATGCGAATGCTCTAAAGAGTGGACGAGGGTTGCTTCTCTCTTCTGACGCGGTGAAGCGTGATGAGTGGAAAACATTCGTAGAGGGGATTGATATACAGAGAAACTACCCTGGCGTGCAAGGTATAGGTTTCGCGCAGGTTTTGAATCCGGACGAGGTGAGTTCATTTGAAGAGTCTGTTCGGGCGGAAGGATTTCCTGAATTCAAAGTGTTTCCCGATACTCCGCGCAGCATATATACTTCTATAAAATATTTGGAGCCTTTTGACTTCAGAAATCAAAGGGCATTTGGATACGACATGTTCTCTCAAGAAGTGAGGAGAATGGCAATGGAATATGCTCGAGATAATGATGAGACAGCTATTTCCGGAAAAGTTCTTTTGTTGCAAGAAACCGATGATGATGTTCAGGCGGGTTTCTTGATGTATGTCCCTCTGTATGCCAAAGGGTCTGCAATCGATACGGTTGAAAAGAGAAGAGAAGCTATTTCCGGCTATGTATATAGCCCTTTCCGGATGGGGGATTTTGTAAACTCGGCAGTATCTCGTCAGTCATACGGGATAGCGATTGATATTTTTGATGGACAGAGCGCAGAAGAAGATAACAAGATGTATGGTGATAGTCCTGCCGTGGACCAGTCTTCTGACTTGGATCGGGAAAATCGTTTTGTGAGCACTCAAACCGTAGAATTGTACGGGCATCTATGGACTTTTCAATTTGTCTCATTGCCAGGATATGGGTTAGGAGATTTCCAAGAGGCGTATCCATCGCTCGTGCTCCGGTTGGGAATTATCCTCAGTATTTTACTGGCAGGTATCACATATTCGCTATCTTCTTCTCGTGCTCGGGCTGTCAACTTGGCCGAGGAGATCACGGAGGATCTGCGAGATCGGACGAGGGCATTGGAAGAAGTAAAGAAAAGAGACGAGGCTATCTTGGCTGGTATTGGTGAGGGTTTGGCTGCGACTGATGAGCGGGGGCGGATTATCATGACAAATCGCGCGTTTTCGGACATTCTGGGTTGGAGTGGTGTTGAAGCGGCAGGGAAGCATATGGTGGATTTTGTGCCCATGGAAACCGAGTCCGGCGAGAGAGTTCTTCCTCAGGATCGCCCGCTTTCGAAGGTGTTGAATGCTGGGAAAGTCGTTATTGATCCGGATAAATACTATGTTCGCAAGGATGGAAGCAGAGTCTCGGTTGAGCTAAATGTCGCACCGGTTGAATCTGAGGGGCGATCCATAGGCGTTATCGAGATCTTTCGCGACATAAGCAAGGAGAAAGAGGTTGATCGCATGAAAACAGAATTTCTTTCGTTGGCAAGTCATCAGTTGCGTACGCCGCTTGCCGCTATGAAGTGGTTTTTGGAAATTCTCATGGATGGCACTTCCGGAAAGTTGAAAGACAATCAAAGGGATATAGTGGAGAGAGTGAATCGATCAAATAATAATATGATTGAATTGGTAAACTCTTTATTGAATGTTTCACGACTTGAGCAGGGGCGGATTATGGTGGATCCGAGCCCAACGGATTTAAAGCAACTTTTGCAGGAGGTTCTGGGAGAGCTGACGGTTAGCTTTCAGTCAAAGAAGCAGGAAATCGTGAACCATTTCGATGCCACTACCCTGGTAATCAATGTTGATGCTAAGCTTATTCGCCAGATCTATCTGAATCTTGTGAGTAATGCTGTAAAGTACTCACCATTGGGATCAAAGATTGAGATTTCTCTAACGAAAATGTCGGGAGATGTTGTATTTTCTGTAAAAGACAGTGGGTATGGAATCCCTAAAGATGAACATGATCGAATATTTACTAAGTTCTATCGAGCGTCGAATATTGCCACGAAAGAAACAGATGGAAACGGATTGGGGCTTTATTTGGTTAAAAAAATAGTCGAAGTGTCGGGAGGAAGAATCTGGTTCGAAAGTGAAGAGAACAAAGGGACAACATTTAGTTTTTCTTTACCGCTTTCCGGAAGCAAGAAGCGAGAAGGTGTTAAAACATTAACATAGCGATATGAAAGATAATGGCGCAAAGAGAATTCTAGTAATCGAAGATGATGCATTTCTGATGGATGCATATAAAGTCAAGCTCCAGCAATCCAAATACGGCATCTTGTTTGCTCAAGATGGAGAGGCTGGGCTGGATATCGCTCGGAGAGAACGTCCGGATGTCATTATTCTCGATCTTGTTTTGCCGAAAATGAGCGGTGTTGATGTTCTGAAAGCTTTGAAAGATGGTGATGACACTAAAGATATCCCCGTCATTGTTGCCTCCAATCTGGATCAAAAGAAAATGATAGAGGAGACAAAGGCGCTGGGAGCCGCCGATTACTTTATAAAAAGCAATATTTCAATTAACGAACTTATTGAAAAGTTGGATAGCTATTTGTCCAAACCGTGAGCTGTTTTCTCCCAAGCATAGGGAGCTGAGAATATCTGCCAGATAGCTCGGTAGCTCGCGAAACTAATAAGAAACCAGTACAAGGGGATGAAAGGTGTCATAAAGAGCAAGTGGTATCGTTTTGTCTTTATGGCTCCAAGAGCATGTATAAGCATGTAGATTCCATTGCCAAGTACAAGATTGATGAATCCGATGACCTCGAGCCAGTGAGGAATAGGTATGGTCGCGTGAAGGCCGAGCATTTCTGGAATATACCAGAGAAGGAATACGATCCAAAGAAGAGGATTGATAACGGGAAGAAAAAAGTTAGTGGTAAAGAGCAGTATGGAAGTAACACAGCCCCAAGCTCCCAACTCTTGCCACATGTTCTTTGGTGTACGCATATGAACAAGGAGTGTCATGAGAAATCCTTTTTGCCATCGAGTACGCTGCTTGATCCAATTCCATAATTTGCTGTTTGCCTCTTCGAATGTGTAGGAATCCACCATGGAGGTTGTGTATCCGAGTCTCGCCAGCCTCCATCCGAGGTCAGCGTCTTCGGTTACATTGTACGGATCCCACATTCCGATCTTCTCGAGTGTATCTGTGAGGAAATGATTGCTGGTTCCTCCAAGTGGGATGGGAATGCGCCAGTATTGCAGGCCTGGGAGAAGAGCGTCGAACCAGAAACTATACTCCATGGTGAAAAACATGGTAAGGAAATTTTGTGTTGGATTGTAATAGTTGAGTTTTGCTTGAATGCAGAGAGTGTCCAGTTTGTTCGCGAGAAAAGCGGAGAATGCCTTCTTGAGTTGGAGCGGATCGGGTCTGTCTTCGGCATCATATATGACACTGACGCTTCCGCGAGAAAATTGCAGTGCGAAATTGAGCGATCGGGGTTTGGTGGATATCTCTCCCAGCGGGACTTTTACTATATGGAAGACGAGGTTATCAGGATCGTACTCGGAAATCAGGCGAAGCTCTTTTTCTACGGCAGCAAGAGTCTTCGAATCATTCACTTCCAGGATAATTTTGATGTCGAGTTTTTCTGCCGGATAATCGAGCAGTCGAAGGTGTCGAATAAGCTTTGGAACAACAGCCTCTTCATTTTTAAGTGGGATGAGGATGGTGTAGATAGGAAGATTCTCCTCTGGCAAATAGAGTCGATCCGTATGGAGAGTATCTGATGGAGGAGCAAAAATTCCAGTGATAGTGACAATGCCTTTAAACGGGTTGAGAAGAAAATAGAAGACGTTTATAAAGACATATATTCCGAGGAATACTGGCTGAGGATAGAAAAAGAGGAGAACAAGAAAGCCGAGAAATGTTAATAGTGCGATTCGAGAATTCCTCTTGGTGAGTATATGGTAGCTGGACAAGAGAGGGTTGCTGTTCTTGAGGCGACTCTCCGCGAGTTGATTGGAGAGAATATAAGCGCTCTGAGAAAGGGCCTCTCTGACAGTAGAAATCGGACATATTTTAACAATGATCGACCGTGGTTTTTCTGCCATAAAAGGCAGTGTGTTCTCGACCATCTTCCTGAGAGGTGTCGGATCGGGAGTCGCTATAATCAGCGAGTCTTCTTCCTGATAAGCAAAGAAAAGATACTGACTCTGAATCTTTGTTCCTACTCTGTTGGAGAGAGACTTGGAGTCGTTTATTTTCACGGGCAAAGAATCCGTATATTCAAGTTCAAGCTTCTTTGCAATAGTCTGGTAGAAGCCTTTTTTGGCGTATCCGTTTGCAATGAGAAGTAGAATAGGCTGAAAGGCATGCAAGAATGCAGGATCTTTTCTGAGATGTTCCTGCGAGTCATCGAGCAACCGAATTCTGTCAACAGTAGGAAAATTTTCATCTTCCGACGTCACAAGTTTGGTATTTATGATGTACAATACGCATGATAGATGCTGCTAGTTTAGCATTAAATAAGGTTTATGCTCAATGTTTCCCTGGAAACTCGACCGGTAGCAGTGATATTTGCAGGAGGTCAGGGTATGCGCTTATGGCCAGCTTCCACTCGAAGTCTTCCGAAACAAGTAAGTCCTATCTTTTCCAAGAAGACGCTGGTTCGAGAGGCGTTTGAAAGAGCTTTGACAATATTCCCACAAGATAGAATTGTCATTGTTACTACTAAAGACTTGGAAGAGAAAATTAAGAAAATTATACCGCTTCCTGCGAAGAACTTTATCGTGCAACCCAAGAATGCTGATACGGCAACAGCTATGTGTTTGACGGCATTGCATTTGGAAACGCTGTTTCCGGAAAGTATAGCTGTACTTCTATATTCGGATCATAAGATAGCAAAACTTCAGGATTTTAAAGAAGCGGTAAAGCAAGCTATTCAGATCGCTGATAGGTATAATACGCTGGTGACGATTGGCACTGTGCCGACGACAGCAAGTACTCAGTTTGGCTATATAGAATTAGCAGACCCTCAGGCAGAACGAAATGTGTACCGAGCCGGGATCTTTAAGGAAAAGCCGGAACTGACATTGGCAAAACGCTATGTGACAAGCGGACGATATGTTTGGAATACGGGGGTATACATCTGGAAGACGTCGGTTCTTCTCAATATGTTAAAAGAGGTGGCTCCGGAGCATTACGAGCGCTTGGTGCATCTCAGAGTTTTCATTGGCGGAGAGAACTATGCACAAGAAGTGTCGGATTGGTTTGAACGAGTAGAGCCGAAACCCTTTGAGAAAGTTGTCAGTGAAAAAATTTCCGATATGTTGGTGTATGTTGCCCGTTATTCTTGGGCTGACGTGGGAAGTTGGAAGTCGGTGTATGATCTCGCCAAAAAGGATGCGAATGGGAATGTATTGCTTGATGCCTATGAACATGGATCAGTCCGATTCTCTCATACATCGGGGAGTATGGTGCTATCCCAAAGTAAGAACACTGTCTTATTGGGCATGGAAGATACGATAGTTATTCAAACGGACGACAATCTCCTTATTTGCAACAGAAAAAATATTGATGATATCAAGAAAGTCATCACCGATCTGACGTAGTGGTGCGTGTCCGGTATTTGCCTTTCCGGCATCTTTCCCCAACACCTTGACAGGTGCAACTCAGTTGCATTATAGTGGATGTATGAAGAAAAATACCGGAGAAGCTTCGACACTTTCCCGCCAAGGAAAAGGTCTGCGGAAATCCGTAGCGCGTGACGCGATACTCGATACTTTTATGAATGCCGGAAAGCCCCTCTCGGTTCCGGGTATAATAACGTCGCTTAGCGCCAAGGGAACGAGCGTCAATAAAACTACTGTGTATCGGGAAATCGAGACATTGAAGAAAATAGGACGAGTGAGAGAGGTGTTCTTTCGAAATGACACGGCGCTGTACGAATTCGCCGGCGACCATCACCATCATTTGGTGTGCGTGTCCTGTGGCGATGTCCGCGAAGTTCGTTTGAATGAATCGCTTGAACAGGAAGAGAATCGTTTGGCACGTCGCGAGCGATTTACGATTCTTGATCACTCCCTGGAATTTTTCGGAATGTGCGAGCGATGTCGGTAGTACTTTTTTGTTGCGATCTCTGATGCTTTGCAAAGAAGTATAATTAATGCATACCAAGATCTATGAAGAGATTCTTTTTTATCGCCGTGTTCTTGATGATTGCTCTTGTGGGAATATATGGTTTCGTCTGGAGTATCAGAAAAGATTCGATCAACTCAATCCATTCAGATGTCCAGTCGGGGAATCCCGGGAAATTGCACGTGACGGCAAGCTTTTATCCGCTCTATTTCTTTGCGGAGCGGATTGGCGGAGACAAGGCGGAAGTGGCGAATATCGTTCCCTCAGGAGCGGAGCCGCATGACTATGAACCGACGGCACAGGATATGGCACGAATGGAAAAATCTGACCTTATCATTTTGAATGGCGGGGGATTCGAAGCGTGGGGTGATCGCATTGAGCGGAATATTCGCACGGAAGATACGGTCATAGTTATGGCGGGGGATAGCCTTATGACGAGAGAGACATCAGGGGATGATTCGCTTACTACGGATCCGCACATATGGATCGATCCGGTGCTGGCAAGGACGATGGCGCAGAATATTGCTCGCGGGTTCGAACAAGTCGATCCGGAGAACGCCAAATATTACCGTGAGAACACGAGCGTTCTTCTTGCTGGACTTGCCGATCTGGATGCTGCCTATCGCGGAGGGCTCCAAGTGTGTGCAACTAGGAATATTATTACCTCCCATTCCGCATTCGGGTACTTGGCAGCGGAATACGGATTGAATCAGGTGTCGATAGCGGGACTTTCTCCCGATGCTGAGCCGTCTCCTGCACAGCTTGCTCAGATTGCCCAATTCGCCAAAACGAACAATGTGCAGTATATTTTCTTTGAGAGTCTCGCAAGTCCGAAACTGTCACAGACAATTGCTACGGAAGTCGGCGCAAAGACACTCGTACTCAATCCGATCGAAGGTTTGAGTGGCGAGGAGATTTCCCAAGGCGAGGATTATTTTTCGGTGATGCGAGAAAATCTTGTAAATTTGCAAACAGCACTGCAATGCAATCAGAAGTAAGCAATGACAATATTCTTGAAGTTGAAAATCTTTCTTTCTCCTATGACGGGAAAGAGGAGGCGCTTCGAGGGGTCACGCTTGCGGTTCGTCGCGGAGACTATGTTGGACTCGTGGGCCCGAATGGTGCCGGGAAAACAACACTCCTCAAGCTGATGCTGCAACTCTTGCCGCTATCAGTTGGGTCGATTCGTCTTTTTGGTGTTGATATTCGTGAATTCTCCGCGTGGGATCGAATTGGGTATGTTCCGCAAACAGCGGTGCATTTCGATGTAAATTTTCCGGTGAGTGTGTACGAAGTCGCTCTCATGGGTCGCTACAAAAGTGGACGAATTTTTCAACGTATGAGAGACGCTGACCGTGACGCGGTGAAAGACGCTCTCGTGAGTGTCGATATGTGGGATTTTCGGGATCGTCTTATTGGCGACTTGTCTGGCGGACAACAGCAGCGCGTCTTTATCGCTCGGGCACTGGTAAATCGTCCGGAAATACTCTTTCTTGATGAGCCGACAACCGGTGTCGACAAGAAGACACAGGATGGATTCTATGCGCTTTTGAAGAAGCTCAACACTGAATCCGGCATCACGCTGGTGCTTGTTTCCCATGATATTGACCGTATTGTTCGGGAG
Proteins encoded in this region:
- a CDS encoding TatD family hydrolase, with translation MIDTHAHIHEVVFDDDRDEAIRRANAAGVGKIITVGTSVAESVDAVAAAERYEEVLFAAVAVHPHEYSKMPERDVRLEWIKRLEEIAVRPKVVAIGECGLDYHAFNGVSVSEEQRNIQQEGFRDHLELARRIGKPVVIHARESYEDVLDIVRRYAEDIPSIVLHCYQGDKGVTQKFLDLSDNILFSFAGNITYPVKKSIAGTKDDVRESIKVIPLERILTETDCPYLAPQKYRGARNEPAYVTEVAKKIAEIKGMPVEGVGLLTEKNAHRSFFQLS
- a CDS encoding CHASE domain-containing protein codes for the protein MKTKKQLSRMSVANWIGISVLVLGVSVLVGWLLDIELLIRVLPQLSAMNPSTAVLFVALALSFLLVGWENHQKSGIFLGIARTLLAAVVLFATLRVVDIALGDIMRIDSLLFSNEIAQATAPARMSLSTATNFFLLGVSIFLALSGNRLLAFFGQLGAIATLSISGLALFLYSWKSVIFLENPFYFSMALHTAAAFFLLAIAVTLCLRERCSTRLHLFNFKFLSGIFLLFAFTWYFLIAPEITKLPKNFSYLAGITSSENLYDSKADTYAPEQVFHGNLSYRTVNSTRKLRQIVGTLVFSESGETTERRYGVNAYTLQHVVGYGDRDRDGFLFAPKYLNKEEFTYWPIGSDAPVSMKFEGEEDVSGLIVYRYSSHYISDETANFPVVSEEYPGSGIESDAYLQVWVEPETGWLVKYEDTAVSYVYNQETGERMHPWSKWNREFTPISISEQTTLARRYAQQQLVVERIIPFIFFAIAVVIIFVGIAFRYQKRIFVYILPAFVLLSGFGGTFFMWEYAKSNVYWQISTEFARESDSLRNLILERLEIYANALKSGRGLLLSSDAVKRDEWKTFVEGIDIQRNYPGVQGIGFAQVLNPDEVSSFEESVRAEGFPEFKVFPDTPRSIYTSIKYLEPFDFRNQRAFGYDMFSQEVRRMAMEYARDNDETAISGKVLLLQETDDDVQAGFLMYVPLYAKGSAIDTVEKRREAISGYVYSPFRMGDFVNSAVSRQSYGIAIDIFDGQSAEEDNKMYGDSPAVDQSSDLDRENRFVSTQTVELYGHLWTFQFVSLPGYGLGDFQEAYPSLVLRLGIILSILLAGITYSLSSSRARAVNLAEEITEDLRDRTRALEEVKKRDEAILAGIGEGLAATDERGRIIMTNRAFSDILGWSGVEAAGKHMVDFVPMETESGERVLPQDRPLSKVLNAGKVVIDPDKYYVRKDGSRVSVELNVAPVESEGRSIGVIEIFRDISKEKEVDRMKTEFLSLASHQLRTPLAAMKWFLEILMDGTSGKLKDNQRDIVERVNRSNNNMIELVNSLLNVSRLEQGRIMVDPSPTDLKQLLQEVLGELTVSFQSKKQEIVNHFDATTLVINVDAKLIRQIYLNLVSNAVKYSPLGSKIEISLTKMSGDVVFSVKDSGYGIPKDEHDRIFTKFYRASNIATKETDGNGLGLYLVKKIVEVSGGRIWFESEENKGTTFSFSLPLSGSKKREGVKTLT
- a CDS encoding response regulator encodes the protein MKDNGAKRILVIEDDAFLMDAYKVKLQQSKYGILFAQDGEAGLDIARRERPDVIILDLVLPKMSGVDVLKALKDGDDTKDIPVIVASNLDQKKMIEETKALGAADYFIKSNISINELIEKLDSYLSKP
- a CDS encoding glycosyltransferase, with protein sequence MYIINTKLVTSEDENFPTVDRIRLLDDSQEHLRKDPAFLHAFQPILLLIANGYAKKGFYQTIAKKLELEYTDSLPVKINDSKSLSNRVGTKIQSQYLFFAYQEEDSLIIATPDPTPLRKMVENTLPFMAEKPRSIIVKICPISTVREALSQSAYILSNQLAESRLKNSNPLLSSYHILTKRNSRIALLTFLGFLVLLFFYPQPVFLGIYVFINVFYFLLNPFKGIVTITGIFAPPSDTLHTDRLYLPEENLPIYTILIPLKNEEAVVPKLIRHLRLLDYPAEKLDIKIILEVNDSKTLAAVEKELRLISEYDPDNLVFHIVKVPLGEISTKPRSLNFALQFSRGSVSVIYDAEDRPDPLQLKKAFSAFLANKLDTLCIQAKLNYYNPTQNFLTMFFTMEYSFWFDALLPGLQYWRIPIPLGGTSNHFLTDTLEKIGMWDPYNVTEDADLGWRLARLGYTTSMVDSYTFEEANSKLWNWIKQRTRWQKGFLMTLLVHMRTPKNMWQELGAWGCVTSILLFTTNFFLPVINPLLWIVFLLWYIPEMLGLHATIPIPHWLEVIGFINLVLGNGIYMLIHALGAIKTKRYHLLFMTPFIPLYWFLISFASYRAIWQIFSAPYAWEKTAHGLDK
- a CDS encoding mannose-1-phosphate guanylyltransferase — translated: MLNVSLETRPVAVIFAGGQGMRLWPASTRSLPKQVSPIFSKKTLVREAFERALTIFPQDRIVIVTTKDLEEKIKKIIPLPAKNFIVQPKNADTATAMCLTALHLETLFPESIAVLLYSDHKIAKLQDFKEAVKQAIQIADRYNTLVTIGTVPTTASTQFGYIELADPQAERNVYRAGIFKEKPELTLAKRYVTSGRYVWNTGVYIWKTSVLLNMLKEVAPEHYERLVHLRVFIGGENYAQEVSDWFERVEPKPFEKVVSEKISDMLVYVARYSWADVGSWKSVYDLAKKDANGNVLLDAYEHGSVRFSHTSGSMVLSQSKNTVLLGMEDTIVIQTDDNLLICNRKNIDDIKKVITDLT
- a CDS encoding transcriptional repressor; translation: MKKNTGEASTLSRQGKGLRKSVARDAILDTFMNAGKPLSVPGIITSLSAKGTSVNKTTVYREIETLKKIGRVREVFFRNDTALYEFAGDHHHHLVCVSCGDVREVRLNESLEQEENRLARRERFTILDHSLEFFGMCERCR
- a CDS encoding zinc ABC transporter substrate-binding protein encodes the protein MKRFFFIAVFLMIALVGIYGFVWSIRKDSINSIHSDVQSGNPGKLHVTASFYPLYFFAERIGGDKAEVANIVPSGAEPHDYEPTAQDMARMEKSDLIILNGGGFEAWGDRIERNIRTEDTVIVMAGDSLMTRETSGDDSLTTDPHIWIDPVLARTMAQNIARGFEQVDPENAKYYRENTSVLLAGLADLDAAYRGGLQVCATRNIITSHSAFGYLAAEYGLNQVSIAGLSPDAEPSPAQLAQIAQFAKTNNVQYIFFESLASPKLSQTIATEVGAKTLVLNPIEGLSGEEISQGEDYFSVMRENLVNLQTALQCNQK
- a CDS encoding metal ABC transporter ATP-binding protein gives rise to the protein MQSEVSNDNILEVENLSFSYDGKEEALRGVTLAVRRGDYVGLVGPNGAGKTTLLKLMLQLLPLSVGSIRLFGVDIREFSAWDRIGYVPQTAVHFDVNFPVSVYEVALMGRYKSGRIFQRMRDADRDAVKDALVSVDMWDFRDRLIGDLSGGQQQRVFIARALVNRPEILFLDEPTTGVDKKTQDGFYALLKKLNTESGITLVLVSHDIDRIVREVTHIACVDRSLIRYLSPEAYQAESASTAIFERDIKVEPHRHHYA